Within Bacillus sp. FJAT-45350, the genomic segment TACTCTCCGGACGTTGGAAATATGTAATTCTTTGGTTTCTAAAGTCCACAGAGCGTCGTTATAGTGAAATTAAAACTTTTTTAGGGGATATATCACAAGGTTCTCTTACAAAGCAACTTCGAGAACTGGAAACAGATGGTTTAATTAATCGAAAAGTTTTTCCAGAAGTTCCTCCTCGTGTAGAGTATTCATTAACCTCAAAGGGGAAAGAACTCATTCCTATTATTGATTTGATGGAAGAGTTCGGGAAGAGGCATGGGGAGCAAGTAGACTAACCAAAGTGCCTTTAATCGGTTATTTACCATTTACCCCGGAATTCAAACCTAAATGGTGGATAAAGTTATAGTTGTAGGAGGAGAAAACGTTCTAGTGGAGTTTATGATAAAAGTCTATGAAGAAATATATATAAATTAACGGGCATGGATTTATAGATCCGAGCTCAGCAGGTTAAACACTTTAGGAGATTCGTGTAAGTGCAAAAAAATGTACTAGATCTATTTTTATTGCCCTCTTCACAAAGGTGTGAAATGATTTTATTCTAGTGCATGTAACAAATTTACTAAGTACAACAATTTAATAGGCAAGTCTGGATTCAACAATAGATGGACACTTGATCCTGAACAACTGTTTCATACAGAATTGTTTATTACTTTGTTTTGAATTGGCCGGATAATTTGTGGGGAGGTCATAAATTGACAACCGAATTTTCAACGTGAAATAGTTAGCTTGCTAAATGTTTTTAGTAGTGGAGGAACATCTATGAACAATAGTGTTGATTGCGATATTCGTCAGTCGTTAGATAAAATCTCATTTCAAATGCGTAGAGATTATAGTGAAAGTCTTAGAGAACTTAATCTCTATGTAGGTCAAGATAATTTACTCTTTCGTTTGTGGCAAGAAGAGGGGGTAACGCAAATGCAGCTATGTGAACACTTAAAATGTGAACCGCCTACGGTCACAAATATGGTTAAATCATTGGAGCAAAACGGTTTTATATACCGTAAACGTGACGAACAAGATGCGAGGATTATGCGAATCTTTCTAACGGACAAAGGCAAAGAATTAGAGAAACCGGTTGGGTTCAAATGGGAACAGCAGCAAGAAAAATTGCTCCATTCATTCTTACCGGAAGAACGTCTATTATTGAGGGATTTTATGAAGCGAATGGAGAGAAACTTGCTCTAAGTTTCCTCTGTGTTGATATTTAGCATGCTAAATAATTGTGTAGCAACCTAAATATATTAAATAGTACAATGTCGCTTGTCATATTTAAAAAGTAAGGAAATTAAAAGTAGAAACTGTTAGATGATTACCTTTAACAAATTAGTTAGTAAGCTAAATATTACTTGTTTTGCCCTGCTTAGAGTGATTTAATTCTGACTCTTTTAGTTACTTTTAGAAAATAAAAAGGAGAAATATACATGGAAAAAAGAAAAGAAATGCAATTAGCATTACAAATGGTTTCTGGATACGGAGCCGAATTCAGTGCCTGGAGAATGCCTGGTACAGATCCAGCAGCCTACACAAATACGGATAGTTACGTGGAACGAGCTAAAATAGCTGAAAAAGGAAAATTTCAAATGATCTTTATCGCTGATACTCCGGCATTGACCGTCGATTTAGGACCTCAGACTCCTATGTTCCCTATGGACCCTATGTTAGCACTAATGGCTTTAGCTAGAGAGACGAAACATATTGGACTTGTGGCGACACATTCAACGACATTCAATTATCCATACAACATTGCACGTCAGTTCAAGGCACTCGATGTTATAAGTAATGGGCGAGTAGGATGGAATGCGGTCACTTCATCCCTCCCAGTAGCGGCAGCAAATTTTGGTACTAAAGTTGCCAGTCGCAAAGAACGCTATGACATGGCACATGAATCCATCCAAATTGTTCAAGCATTATGGGGGAGTTGGGAACAAGATGCGTGGACGTTAGATGCAGAAGGAGGAAAATTTGCCGATATGGACAAAATTCAGCCTATCAATCTTGAAGGGCAATATTATTCATCTCGTGGTCCTTTGCCTATCCCGCCCTCTGAGCAAGGCCAGCCGGTTATTTTCCAAGCAGGTGGAGGAGAAGAAGGACTGGAATTGGCGGGGAGGTACGCTTCTGGGGTCTACGCTAACCCTTATGATATAGAATCTGCTCGTCAACATAGGCAAGCACTTCGCCAAAGTGCAACTCGTTTTGGTCGAAATCCCGATGACATTAAGATGTACGCAGGTTTTATGTTTTCCATCGGTTCAACGGAAGAAGAAGGTTTAGAACGACGAAGACAGCTTATGAGTTTTAATCCAGAGGAGATACCAGGAAGAGTAAGTTACCTTGGTTCAATGGTAGGTTTACCACTATCAGTGAATTCGGTAGATATTGATCAACCTTTATCAGCTGACTTGTTGAAAAAAGCATATGCCAACCCAATGGATCCACGTTCCCACAGAGCTTTAGAGCTTCTGAAAAAAGGGATATCGATTCGAGACGTTCTTGCACATGGGGTCATTAACTATCATCCAGTAGTGGCAGGTACCCCCGTACAAGTTGCTGATTTCTTGGAAGAATGGTTTTTGGCTGGTGCATGTGACGGCTTCTCGGTTGTTCCGGATATAGCCTATGATGGAGTTGCTGATTTTGTGGAACATGTCGTCCCAATTTTGCAGGACCGTGGTTTGTTTCACAAAGATTATGAAGGAAAAACACTACGTGAGAATATGGGAGTTCCTTATCAATACGGAAGACTGAAAGATAATAATAAATAATAGAGGAGAGGATTCAAATGAATAAAACCCTTGAATTGCTTCAAGGTCATACATCCATTCGTTCTTTTACAAATCAACCACTGACAGAGGAACAACGAGATGCAATCTTTAAGGCAGCTAATCAAACGTCATCTTTCAGCCTGTTGCAGGTGGTTTCTATTATTAGGATTACAGACCCAAATCTTCGAAAAAAAGTGATGCAACTCTCTGTAAATCAACCGTATATCGAAGAAGCAGCAGAGTTTTGGATTTTTTGTGCAGATTTTAACCGAAATCATGAAATTGCTCCCAACGTAGACCTTGACTATATTGAATACCTATTAATAGGATCATTCGATGCTGGGCTCATGGCTCAAAATGCTTTAACTGCAGCGGAATCAATGGGACTCGGTGGTGTCTATATCGGCGGAGTAAGGGCTAATATTACAGAATTAAGCGAGGTATTAAATTTACCAAAGTATGTGATTCCTTTAGTAGGACTATGCATAGGGCATCCTGCTGGAGAGAAGCCTGGACTAAAACCGCGTTTGCCTCAATCTATGGTCATGTTTGATAATCAATATCAGCCATTAGATGAAGAACAATTAGCAACTTATGACCAACAGATGCGTGAATATTATGAAAATCGTTCTGTTAAAGCACCTTTCACAGTGAAGAAAGTAAAGGGATGGAAAGATCATATTGAGGATCATCTTGAAAGAAGCAAGTTGCCCTTTATGCTCGAGTATTTAAACAAACAAGGATTTGCAAAAAAATAAATTGTTATTAATTTAATGAATGTACGAGGAGATAAAAATGAAGAATCAATATAATACGCGTGCCATTATGGCAGCACTACTTATGTGCGGTTTCGTCGGTATGTTCAGCGAAACGGCTCTCAATATTGCAATGACTAACTTAATGGAAGTGTTCCAAATTTCGGCCACAACCGCACATTGGTTAACAACTGGGTTCTTACTAACACTCGGCATTTTAATGCCAATGAGCGGGTTACTGCTACTAATGTTTACGACGAGGCAGCTGTTCGTAGCTTCTCTCATCAGTTTAATTTTAGGTACATTGATTGCAGCGCTCGCGTTTAGTTTTGAAATGTTAATGATCGGCCGAGTCTTACAGGCCGTTGGCATGGGCTTGTTGCTTCCACTCATGTTTAATACTGTTCTTGTAATCTATCCGCCTGAAAAGCGGGGGGCTGCCATGGGATTTGTTGGGCTTGTTATCATGTTTGCTCCAGCTACCGGACCGACCATAGGTGGTCTATTAATCCAATATTTAACATGGCATTACATCTTCTGGTTATCGCTACCACTTTTGGTTATAGGATTGTTAATAGGTCTAAAGTACTTGGAAAACGTTACGGATGTCACTAAGCCTAGAATCGATCTGCTATCTGTTTTATTGTCAACAATCGGTTTCGGAGGAGTTGTCTATGGCTTCAGTAAGGCGGGCGAAGGAGTTGAAGGTTGGAGCGGCATGATTGTTATCGTCGTTGGACTTATTGCTCTGGTGTTGTTCATACTAAGGCAGAACTTTATGCACGAACCGATGTTAAATCTGAGGGTTTTCAAGTATCCGATGTATGTTGTTGGGATGCTTCTAGTACTGTCATGTATGATGATTATTATGTCAAGCATGATTATTCTGCCGATGTTTCTGCAAACTGGTGCAGGATTATCTGTTTTCATCGCCGGCCTCATGCTTTTACCGGGCAGCGCGTTGAACGGTATCCTATCACCACTAGTGGGGCGTTTATTTGATAAGTATGGACCGAAATGGCTCGTTACTCCCGGCCTCATTCTCGTTACAGTGATGTTATGGTTCTTTACGACCCTATCCCCGGTTTCTTCAGTAACCTTTATCGTGGCTCTGCATATCGGCCTCATGGTGGGAGTAGCTATGATTTGGATGCCTGCTCAAACGAACGGACTAAATCAATTACCGCCGGAATTATACCCGCATGGTACGGCAGTCTTAAACACACTGCAGCAGGTTGCAGGCGCGATTGGTATAGCGATCGCAATCAGTATCCTTACTGGTGGGATGGAGAAATACTTGCATAGCTCCTCCGATCCTACACAGCTGACCGAAATAGCAAACGCGATGACGGCAGGATCACAAAGTGTGTTCTGGTTCACGATGCTCATTGCATTGATTGGCTTGATCTTAGCATTCTTCATTCGCCGGGTAGTCAACCACGAGGAGAGGTATTCAGCGCATTGATGCTGTTGTAAATAACAACAGGGTCACTTAGAAAATTAATATATAAGTTGACCCTGTGTATTTATCTTTTTCAGGTGTTTTACTTGTTATATACCCGATAACTGTAAAAGAAAAAAGTTCTTTTATAAATAGTTATTATTCTATTGATAAAAAGGAGTTATATTGAATGGTCAAAAATGAACTTAATAATGATCTGCAGTTATCCATCTTAGATTTTGTACATGTATATCCTGGTAGTAATCCCATTCAAAGTTTAAAAAATTCAACGGAAATGGTCCAACTAGCTGACAGATTAGGTTATAAGAGATACTGGTTCACGGAACATCATAGTACTCCTAGCCAAATGAGAACATCTCCGGATTTGTTAAGTCTACACGCAGCTTCACATACCAAAAATATACGTGTAGGTTCAGGAGGGATTATGTTACCTAACCATAGTCCATTGAAAGTGGTAGAAAACTTTACATTACTTGAAGCACTCTATCCTGGCAGGGTAGACCTTGGAATAGGAAGAGCATCGGGAACAGATGGATTAACTGCATTAGCCTTACAACGTTCACAAGAGTCAGTTACTGCAAATGACTTTCCAGAACAATTAAATCAATTACTCTCGTTTTTTTCACGAAATTTCCCAGCTCACCACCCTTTCAAGAAGATAATCGTTCCAGGGAATGAATCAATCGTACCCGATATGTATATGTTAGGTTCCAGCCAGGGCGGTGTACAGTTCGCTATAGATAAAGGACTTGGTTTTGTGTTTGCAGCCCACTTAGCACCGAGAGTAGCTATACCAATGCTTCGTTTCTATCGTGAAAATTTCAAGCCATCTATTTATATGAAAGAGCCACAGAGCATGTTAGCTATTGGAGTTATTACAGCAGAAACAGAGGAAGAGGCAAAATATTTTGCAGGGCCATTGGAATTAATGTGGGCAAGAATGGCAACGGGTTCACGCGATCTTTCATTTCCATCACTAGAGGAAGCCAGTAAGTATGTTTATACATTACAGGAAGAGGAAGCCCGTCAATATAATAAAGACCGTTTTGTTATTGGGAGTGTAGCCAATGTTGCTGAAAAGTTAAAACGATTGGCAAAAGAAGCTTTAGTAGATGAAATTATAATCGCTGATTTTTATCCTAGTCAAGAAAGCAGACTAAAAGGACATCAATTACTAGCAGAAGCATTTGATATAAATTTAAATAGCTATCAAGATTAGAACGAAAGAAGGTGAAATGAATGAAAGAAAAAAGACAACTTAAAATAGCCGGGACTATAGATGGGGTAGGCTGGAATTACATGGGCTGGCGCCACCCAGATATGCCAGCATATGCTAGTGAAAGCATTGATTACTATGTACAAAAAGCAAAAAGATTAGAAGAGGGAAAGTTTGACACCATCTTTTTAACTGACGTTAGCCATATTGGTCCAGGTATGCTTCCTCATTACCTTAGTATGTTTGAAGGTGTAAGTATTCTGTCTGCCTTAAGCATGGTGACGCATTCCATAGGACTTACTGCCACAATTGCAACTTCCTATGCGGATCCATTCACTGTTTCCCGTCAAATGGCTTCTCTTGACAAAATCAGTAATGGCCGAGCAGGATGGAATGCTGTCACTTCTAATCCAGGAGGACTAGCAAATTATAGTCGCACTCATCTTTCTAAAGCAGATTTGTATCCAATGAAAAAAGAGTTCTTAGAGATTGTCGAAGGTCTCTGGGACTCCTATGAGGATGACGCATTTATACGGGATAAAAAAAGCGGCGTATTCTTTGATCCACAAAAAATGCATGCTCTAAATTATAGAGGAAACTATTTTTCTGTGGATGGTCCTTTAAATATTAGTCGTTCCAGACAAGGAAGACCGGTTATTTTCCAAGCTGGAACTTCTTCAGATTTCATGAATATTGCCTCAAAGCATGCCGACGGTGTATTTCTCCCGGCTGATCATTTAGAAGATGCAAAAGCTTTTAGTCAAGAGTTAAAGAGAAGAGTGGAATTGGAAGGGCGTTCGTTTGATGATTTCCTACTTACGATTTCACATAATCCGATTGTAGGAAGAACAGAAAGAGAAGCTGAAGATAAATTTCAGGAACTGCAAGAGCTGATGCCGATTTACCGTATCCCAAAACCGAAAATTTTTGGTTCGGCAGAAAAGGTAGCAGATCAAATTCAACACTGGTACGAGGCAGGGGCGATGGATCTATTGCTGCTAAGACAGGAGCATCCTTCAGGGTTTGATGACTTTATTGATTTAGTCGTTCCTATCTTACAAGAAAGAGGAATCTTCCGTAAAGAATATGAATCAAACACTTTACGTGGAAATTTGGGTTTACCTTATCCAGAAAATAGATATTCTATCTAATTATACTTTGATTAAACAGAGGAGAGGTGTGACCAATGAAAATGGAGGACATTATCCTCACTTGTATAAAAGAACACCCAGGAATAAGTGCAAAGAAGATTGTTTCATGTTTCGATTCAAAAACAAACAATTTATTAGTAACGGAAGAAACGAATCCTCAAGCTTCTATTTTTAAACAATTAAGGACCCTGAAGAAAAAAGGGAATCTTCTTAACAGAGGTGATCGCTGGTACTTTATGAATCGAAATATTGGATAATTGGCATTTGATGGTTCTTTATTGGTTGTAATTGATTAACTATTTAGTATACTAAAAATATTTATATACTGAGCAACTTCAGTATTTGTGCCTGCCACTACCCGAAGTATGTCGACATCATCGACAAAATACGGTGGTGACAGGCACTTTTTGTGATCGTATAGAGAAGTCTCTATAAAAGAAATAATCTTAATCTTATTGGAAAAAATTGAATTGATTTTGAAGAAGAACTCATAAAAGAAACTCTTTTACTGCGCAGTACAACGATACTATTCAATAGAAAATGATATTCCACAATTGACGCGATTGCGGAAGACAGCCTAATTCCTCGGTAAAGATAAGGAGGATTAGGCTTTTTCACTTCAAAACCGTTGACGTCTTCTATTTAGTATAAATCTCTGCTCCAATAGTAGATGAGTTGATGGTTTCTTTCAATAGTTCTTCCTTCTTCCATAAGAATTGCTATATTCATATTGAACAAACCATGAGCATTTGGCTTCACAGTTCATAAATCATAATCACTTGGTACAATTTTCTCTTTAGTTTCAATAACTTTCATCCTCAAAAAACAATATCTACCTTCTGATTATCAATGGATAAATTATTGTAGGTTCATTTTTTACACAATCTTCTATCCAATCTTGTAAACCCGAAACAGAGAATACAGCTACCATATTAAGTTCATCATGGTGCTTTTCAAAAACATTTATGAGTTCATTCATATTTTGAATTTCGTTAGAATTATAAAGAACACTAAACGAATCGATAAAAATCACCTATTTTTCTTGGACCATCATTTCTTCTATTTCTATTTTCTTTGACTCTTTTTGAAAGATGAGACGAGGAGTAGTAGGCTGTGGTTTAGAAGAAGGTTGGCTGCGACTCTTTATGAATTACTAGATGAGAAGTTGATTGATGTGCAAGAACGTCAGCAGCAGATTAGCGAAAATCTGACTTTGGAGTATGAGGTGGGGGAGGAGAGGGCTACTCTTGTATGAGTGGTCTAATTTTATTTCGTCCCTATTTTAAAATTGAAAACAACTGAAACTAACCATATTAAATAGTATTTCACGTAACAATTTAATAATAACTATTTGCTACTAATGAGATGTTCAACTTATAAATGCTCTATATATATTCTTACATAATTCTTAAATTCCGAAGCAACAGGTGAAATAGATTTTTCTTTCTTTTGAATCCACCCATATTTAATATCAGTATGTTCAAAATTAATTAATGGAATTTGAATAATGTTTTCGTAATTACCTCCAGGAAAACTATTTAATTTAGATTTAGACATAATGGTTAATGCTAACCCCTCAGAAACAGCTTTTATTATAGTACTAACATTGTTAGAAAAAAATAAAATATTTAATTGGCCATACTCTTCTTGAAAGGCATTAATGAGGTGCTTCGTGTTGTCACCGTTAAATAGAGCAAGAGGTACATTAATGAGATCTTCCGGAATTATAAATTTTTTTGTTGCAAATTTAGAATTTTTACTAACACAGACACAAACTTCCGCTTCAAGTAATACTTCAAATTCAACCTTATCTAAATTTATCCATTCCTCATTATAAAGCGCAATTAAACCTATTTCTGCTTTATCATTAACAATGTCATTTATAACATCTGTAACATTCTTTTCGAATATTTCTGTTTTTAATTTAGGATAGTCGTTTTTAAAACTAATAAGTGGTTTTATTAGAGTAGTGGGTAAAAGAGAAGGTACAACAGATAGCCTCAAATAACTCACTATATCTATTCCAGCTTGCATCTGGGCCATTTCTTTTAGCTCATATATATGAGTAATAATCTTTTTTGCTTTGTTGATAAATTTTTGTCCGTCTTGAGTCGGATGGGCCCCCTTTTTAGTACGAGTAAATAAAATAACATTTAGCTCTTTTTCTAAACTTGTAATTGCTTGACTGATACCAGGCTGTGAAACATGAAGGTTTTTAGCTGCTTTAGATAAGCTCCCGCACTTAGCAACTTCGGTGATAAATTGTAATTGTTCAATATTCATTTACTTCCTCCTTTATATAAGTTCAGGTTATGAATTATATAATAAATAATTAATTTACTTCCATTGTACTTATGGATTAAACTTAAGTAAATATAAAAAATCAAAAAATTCTATGTTTTTTGTTAATTAGTAAGAAAAAGTTCCGTGATACGAAAAAGGAGGTGAACCATGTTATATCAATTTTCTATTTAACTTGGGAAGGGGTTTATTAAACTCTTTTTCTAATGTAATTATTGGATAGAGTATTGTGTGAGTTTGTGAAATACTTGGAGTTTACTTTGGTCGTAGAAAGTAAGAAAATTTCTGTCAGCAATTTTAACATTGGCCGTTAAATGTTAAACCCTACGTTACACTGATTTGTTTTGAAAACGTATACAATTTGAGGATGAACTTGAACTAATCTAGGTAGCTTTTTATATGAATTAATTAGAAAACAATGGACCTTACTCAGGAGGCTAATATTAGAAATAATGTTAGGAGGCTACGATCTATTAGATACAGAAATCTATTCTTTTCTTTAAATATTATAATTTTAAAATATTGAGAAGCCAATAGGAGGGGAGCTTAGCTACATAAGTAAAACAAAATTTCAGAAGTGCTATAGTACAAGTTTACTTTATTTATAGGATAGTTAATTCTTCTAAAAACAATTTGTTTAGGAGGTGAAAGTGTTGGGAATTCCATAATTTGTTTCTTGTTAGAGTGATAATATTTGTAAAACCTTACTTCGATAATAGGGAGGAATTTATTTTATGAAAAATAAACTGTTTTTAAGTCTACTGGGTTTTATATTTTTTATTATAGCTGGTTGTAGTAATTCAGAAATAACAGGTAATAGTTCTACAAATGATGAACAAAGTGGAGGGAATGAAGCAAAGGAAACTATAACATTAAAATTAGGACATCCTGCTCCACCTCAACATTCTTATGGTCTAGCAGCAACAGCTTTTGCAGAAGAAATTGAACAGGCATCCAATGGAAGATTAAAGATTGAAGTTTACGATTCTTCTCAACTAGGGGGTCAAAGAGAACTTACTGAACAAATTCAAGTAGGAACACTGGATATGGGAGTAATAGCAGCGGGAGTAGTTTCAAATTTTGTTGATGAATTATCTATTTTGGACCTTCCTTTTCTATTTACTGATTTAGATCATGTTTATCGTTCTTTAGATGGAGAAGTGGGTGAAGTACTAACTGAAAAAATAAACAATGCCGGTTTTGTAAATCTTGGAATTTGGGAGCTGGGATTTAAGGATTTAAGAAGCAGGAATACTCCAATCTATTCAGTAGAAGACATGAGAGGGCTAAAAGTTAGAATTCAAGAAAGTCCGATCCTTGTTGAAACGTATCGCAGTTTAAGTGCTGATCCAACACCTATGGATGCAGCTGAATTATATACTGGTCTTCAACAAGGAATTGTAGAAGCAACTGAGGGTCCCTATGGATCGTTTAGAGATTTAAATTTATATGAAGTTCAAGATTATTATAGTGAATTAAATATATCTTATGGTGCTGCTATCTTTTTAATGAATCCTAGGGTTTTAGATTCACTTGACCCCGACCTTCAAGAGTTGGTATTAGAATTATCAGCAAAACATACACAATTGCAAAGGCAAATCAATCAAGATGCAGAACAAAATGCTAAAGAATATGTTATGGAACATGGAATCATAGTGGTTGAATCAGATGAAATTGATGTTCAATCATTTAGAGATGCGACTCAACCAGTATATGAAAAATTGGGAGAGCAATATATTGATTTAATTGAAATTGTAAGAAATCTAGAATAAGTTTCAACCTTATTTTTTAATTTAGATTTAAAAAATCGGATAGATAGATGAAGAAAATACTTAGAATGTACAAGAAAGTAAGGTTCTCTCTTATTTTCTTGTACATTGAGAGGTGAAGAAGTATGGGAAAATGGAACATGCTTATTACTACTTTAAATCGTGTAACTGCAGGTATTACTATGACATTTCTTGTAGTTATGGTTTGTCTTATATCTTTACAAATTATTACTCGTTTGATCTTTAATACTTCATTTTTTTGGACAGATGAATTAGCCAGATATCTTATGATTTCTATTATTTTTTTAGGTGCATCGCTTGCTTTTCAATACGGAAGTCATATTAGCATAGATTTAATATTTAACCGAATTTCAAAGGGTTCACAAAAGATAATGCAAACAATTGTTGCATTATTATGTATTACTCTCTTAGTAGTACTTGTATATAAAGGTTTTGAATTAGTTAATATAACAATGGTTCAACGCTCCCCAGGATTACTTATACCTATGGGGTACATATATATGGTAATCCCGATAAGCGCTATTTTACAAATTTTAAATATTATAGACATTACAATAAATTTTTGGAAAACGGGAGAGTTACAAGAGGAGGGAGAGTAGGTCATTGATTATAATACTATTAATTATAATGATAGGATTATTTCTTATTAACGTACCAGTTGCTTTTGCTATTGCTTTAGGAACTATTATAACAGGGTTATTATTTTCGGATCTAAATCTACTAAGATTAGTACAAACAATGTTTTCTGCTCTAGACTCCTTTCCACTAATGGCTGTTCCGTTTTTTATATTAGCCGGGAAGCTAATGGAACATGGGGGTATATCTCAAAAAATAGTAGAATTCGCGAGTAGTTTAGTTGGTAATATAAGAGGGGGATTAGCACATGTTTCTATTATGGCATGTATGCTATTCGGTGCAATTTCCGGTTCTTCAGTTGCTACGATAATAGCAATAGGGGGAATTATGATACCGTATATGGTTAAACAGGGTTATGATAGAAATTTTGCATCAGCAGTTCAAGCAGCTGGTGGTACAACAGGCATGATTATACCTCCTAGTATTCCAATGGTATTAATTGGTGTTATAGCTGGAGTTTCTGTAGGAGATATGTTTATAGCTGGTATTATTCCAGGATTACTAATTGGATTTTCTTTAATGATAGTAGCTTATATAATGTCAAAGAAAAAGGGCTATGGAGATATTGTAATTAAATCTGATAAAAGTATTTTACAATCATTACGAGATGCTATTTGGGCA encodes:
- a CDS encoding winged helix-turn-helix transcriptional regulator — encoded protein: MSRICKDGFDKECIKEQREFYGIAYTQNVLSGRWKYVILWFLKSTERRYSEIKTFLGDISQGSLTKQLRELETDGLINRKVFPEVPPRVEYSLTSKGKELIPIIDLMEEFGKRHGEQVD
- a CDS encoding MarR family winged helix-turn-helix transcriptional regulator, which produces MNNSVDCDIRQSLDKISFQMRRDYSESLRELNLYVGQDNLLFRLWQEEGVTQMQLCEHLKCEPPTVTNMVKSLEQNGFIYRKRDEQDARIMRIFLTDKGKELEKPVGFKWEQQQEKLLHSFLPEERLLLRDFMKRMERNLL
- a CDS encoding NtaA/DmoA family FMN-dependent monooxygenase (This protein belongs to a clade of FMN-dependent monooxygenases, within a broader family of flavin-dependent oxidoreductases, the luciferase-like monooxygenase (LMM) family, some of whose members use coenzyme F420 rather than FMN.), with protein sequence MEKRKEMQLALQMVSGYGAEFSAWRMPGTDPAAYTNTDSYVERAKIAEKGKFQMIFIADTPALTVDLGPQTPMFPMDPMLALMALARETKHIGLVATHSTTFNYPYNIARQFKALDVISNGRVGWNAVTSSLPVAAANFGTKVASRKERYDMAHESIQIVQALWGSWEQDAWTLDAEGGKFADMDKIQPINLEGQYYSSRGPLPIPPSEQGQPVIFQAGGGEEGLELAGRYASGVYANPYDIESARQHRQALRQSATRFGRNPDDIKMYAGFMFSIGSTEEEGLERRRQLMSFNPEEIPGRVSYLGSMVGLPLSVNSVDIDQPLSADLLKKAYANPMDPRSHRALELLKKGISIRDVLAHGVINYHPVVAGTPVQVADFLEEWFLAGACDGFSVVPDIAYDGVADFVEHVVPILQDRGLFHKDYEGKTLRENMGVPYQYGRLKDNNK
- the nfsA gene encoding oxygen-insensitive NADPH nitroreductase, whose translation is MNKTLELLQGHTSIRSFTNQPLTEEQRDAIFKAANQTSSFSLLQVVSIIRITDPNLRKKVMQLSVNQPYIEEAAEFWIFCADFNRNHEIAPNVDLDYIEYLLIGSFDAGLMAQNALTAAESMGLGGVYIGGVRANITELSEVLNLPKYVIPLVGLCIGHPAGEKPGLKPRLPQSMVMFDNQYQPLDEEQLATYDQQMREYYENRSVKAPFTVKKVKGWKDHIEDHLERSKLPFMLEYLNKQGFAKK
- a CDS encoding DHA2 family efflux MFS transporter permease subunit; this encodes MYEEIKMKNQYNTRAIMAALLMCGFVGMFSETALNIAMTNLMEVFQISATTAHWLTTGFLLTLGILMPMSGLLLLMFTTRQLFVASLISLILGTLIAALAFSFEMLMIGRVLQAVGMGLLLPLMFNTVLVIYPPEKRGAAMGFVGLVIMFAPATGPTIGGLLIQYLTWHYIFWLSLPLLVIGLLIGLKYLENVTDVTKPRIDLLSVLLSTIGFGGVVYGFSKAGEGVEGWSGMIVIVVGLIALVLFILRQNFMHEPMLNLRVFKYPMYVVGMLLVLSCMMIIMSSMIILPMFLQTGAGLSVFIAGLMLLPGSALNGILSPLVGRLFDKYGPKWLVTPGLILVTVMLWFFTTLSPVSSVTFIVALHIGLMVGVAMIWMPAQTNGLNQLPPELYPHGTAVLNTLQQVAGAIGIAIAISILTGGMEKYLHSSSDPTQLTEIANAMTAGSQSVFWFTMLIALIGLILAFFIRRVVNHEERYSAH
- a CDS encoding LLM class flavin-dependent oxidoreductase → MVKNELNNDLQLSILDFVHVYPGSNPIQSLKNSTEMVQLADRLGYKRYWFTEHHSTPSQMRTSPDLLSLHAASHTKNIRVGSGGIMLPNHSPLKVVENFTLLEALYPGRVDLGIGRASGTDGLTALALQRSQESVTANDFPEQLNQLLSFFSRNFPAHHPFKKIIVPGNESIVPDMYMLGSSQGGVQFAIDKGLGFVFAAHLAPRVAIPMLRFYRENFKPSIYMKEPQSMLAIGVITAETEEEAKYFAGPLELMWARMATGSRDLSFPSLEEASKYVYTLQEEEARQYNKDRFVIGSVANVAEKLKRLAKEALVDEIIIADFYPSQESRLKGHQLLAEAFDINLNSYQD
- a CDS encoding NtaA/DmoA family FMN-dependent monooxygenase (This protein belongs to a clade of FMN-dependent monooxygenases, within a broader family of flavin-dependent oxidoreductases, the luciferase-like monooxygenase (LMM) family, some of whose members use coenzyme F420 rather than FMN.), which codes for MKEKRQLKIAGTIDGVGWNYMGWRHPDMPAYASESIDYYVQKAKRLEEGKFDTIFLTDVSHIGPGMLPHYLSMFEGVSILSALSMVTHSIGLTATIATSYADPFTVSRQMASLDKISNGRAGWNAVTSNPGGLANYSRTHLSKADLYPMKKEFLEIVEGLWDSYEDDAFIRDKKSGVFFDPQKMHALNYRGNYFSVDGPLNISRSRQGRPVIFQAGTSSDFMNIASKHADGVFLPADHLEDAKAFSQELKRRVELEGRSFDDFLLTISHNPIVGRTEREAEDKFQELQELMPIYRIPKPKIFGSAEKVADQIQHWYEAGAMDLLLLRQEHPSGFDDFIDLVVPILQERGIFRKEYESNTLRGNLGLPYPENRYSI